One part of the Actinomycetota bacterium genome encodes these proteins:
- the ruvX gene encoding Holliday junction resolvase RuvX, translating into MRVVGLDLGGRRIGVAVSDASGTVASPHSVLERRGDTVTDHATIAALVAELRAERVVVGLPLSLDGTVGPAASAVRDEIEALAALLPVPVEAHDERLTTVSAERALTAQKVRARDRRRVVDKVAAAVILQSWLDAPRD; encoded by the coding sequence TTGAGGGTCGTCGGGCTCGACCTGGGTGGGCGGCGCATCGGAGTCGCCGTGTCCGACGCTTCGGGCACGGTCGCGTCACCCCACTCGGTGCTCGAGCGTCGGGGCGACACCGTCACCGACCATGCGACCATCGCCGCCTTGGTCGCGGAGCTGAGGGCCGAGCGAGTCGTCGTCGGGCTGCCGCTCTCGCTCGACGGCACGGTGGGTCCGGCGGCGAGCGCGGTACGCGACGAGATCGAGGCGCTGGCGGCGCTCCTTCCCGTGCCCGTCGAAGCCCACGACGAGCGGCTCACGACCGTCAGCGCGGAGCGGGCCCTGACCGCGCAGAAGGTCCGTGCGCGCGATCGGCGTCGCGTCGTCGACAAGGTCGCGGCTGCCGTCATCCTCCAGTCCTGGCTCGACGCCCCCCGTGACTGA
- the mltG gene encoding endolytic transglycosylase MltG, whose amino-acid sequence MRAIGVASSTRSRLPSSSSPGSTPPVTDASDGRDARDAPQEDDDYEEFPEPRRGHRALAVFLVLLVGLLVAVGLGVRWVDRQIHPPGPVGGQVAVTIPPGSSTMRIGELLEAKGVVGDARVFRWYVRLLSAGPFEAGDFTFRRRDDMKRVIDVLERGPDVRRDRITIPEGLTLEQIAARVGRLPGRSAEAFKQAAVSGRVRSQLQPPGATNLEGLLYPDTYYVSDKDTELEILTRMVARFDQVAGELGYAGAPQAVGRSPYETVIVASMVEREAKVPEDRAKIARVIYNRLQGDMLLQVDATLIYGLGGNKERLLNSDLDSESPYNTYRRKGLPPTPIASPGRAALQAALAPEPGPWLYYVLADQDGRHAFAVTAADFERLRRQAQAKGLL is encoded by the coding sequence GTGCGCGCGATCGGCGTCGCGTCGTCGACAAGGTCGCGGCTGCCGTCATCCTCCAGTCCTGGCTCGACGCCCCCCGTGACTGACGCGAGCGACGGGCGCGACGCGCGCGACGCGCCGCAGGAGGACGACGACTACGAGGAGTTTCCCGAACCCAGACGCGGGCACCGGGCCCTCGCCGTGTTCCTCGTCCTGCTGGTCGGGTTGCTGGTTGCGGTCGGGTTGGGGGTGCGATGGGTGGATCGGCAGATCCATCCACCCGGTCCGGTGGGTGGGCAGGTGGCGGTCACCATCCCGCCGGGCTCGTCGACGATGCGCATCGGCGAGCTGCTCGAGGCCAAAGGCGTGGTCGGCGACGCGCGCGTCTTCCGGTGGTACGTCAGGCTTCTGAGCGCGGGCCCGTTCGAAGCGGGTGACTTCACCTTCCGGCGTCGCGACGACATGAAGCGGGTCATCGACGTGCTCGAGCGGGGGCCCGACGTGCGTCGCGACCGGATCACGATTCCCGAAGGCTTGACCCTCGAGCAGATCGCGGCGCGCGTCGGGCGCCTGCCGGGACGTTCGGCCGAGGCGTTCAAGCAGGCCGCGGTGTCGGGCCGGGTGCGCTCGCAGCTCCAACCACCGGGCGCGACGAACCTCGAGGGGCTGCTCTATCCCGACACCTACTACGTCAGCGACAAAGACACCGAGTTGGAGATCCTCACCCGGATGGTGGCGCGCTTCGATCAGGTCGCGGGCGAGCTGGGTTACGCCGGCGCACCGCAGGCCGTCGGGCGCTCGCCGTACGAGACAGTGATCGTGGCGTCGATGGTGGAGCGCGAGGCCAAGGTGCCTGAGGACAGAGCGAAGATCGCACGGGTCATCTACAACCGCCTCCAAGGCGACATGCTCCTGCAGGTCGACGCGACGCTGATCTATGGCCTCGGTGGCAACAAGGAGCGTCTGCTCAACAGCGACCTCGACTCCGAGTCGCCCTACAACACCTACCGCCGCAAGGGCCTTCCGCCGACACCGATCGCCAGCCCCGGCCGAGCCGCGCTGCAGGCGGCGCTCGCGCCCGAGCCGGGACCATGGCTCTACTACGTGCTCGCCGATCAGGACGGCCGGCACGCGTTCGCGGTCACCGCGGCGGACTTCGAACGCCTCCGCCGTCAGGCCCAGGCCAAGGGTCTGCTTTGA
- a CDS encoding shikimate dehydrogenase, which produces MALLRARRSGRPARVRGHRGGLRTPPPSGPGQGSALTAPPSAFSPQGSTHVAAVIGCPVRHSLSPVLHNAAYRALGLDWVYVAFEVAPGAGRHAIHGMRALDIDGLNVTMPHKSDVAGAVDRLTPAAAALGAVNTVTRGPRRDELVGENTDGAGFIDALRIDEGFEPAGRRCVVVGAGGAGRAVVRALAEAGAAAVTVVNRTADRAVAAAALAGAAGRVGQPGDAADADLIVNATPLGMRGEDGPDLPLDPAGLGPGQLVVDLVYHPAVTPLVDAARARGAAATNGLGMLIHQAAHTIRIWTGEDPPLEVMSAAALGELARRG; this is translated from the coding sequence ATGGCTCTACTACGTGCTCGCCGATCAGGACGGCCGGCACGCGTTCGCGGTCACCGCGGCGGACTTCGAACGCCTCCGCCGTCAGGCCCAGGCCAAGGGTCTGCTTTGACGGCGCCGCCGTCAGCGTTCTCTCCGCAGGGGTCGACGCACGTGGCCGCGGTCATCGGCTGCCCGGTGCGCCACTCGCTCTCGCCGGTGCTGCACAACGCGGCCTACCGCGCCCTCGGTCTCGACTGGGTTTACGTGGCCTTCGAGGTCGCACCCGGGGCGGGACGACACGCGATACATGGAATGCGCGCTCTCGACATCGACGGCCTCAACGTGACCATGCCCCACAAGAGCGACGTGGCCGGCGCGGTCGACCGGCTCACGCCTGCGGCCGCGGCGCTCGGCGCGGTGAACACCGTGACGCGGGGGCCGCGTCGCGACGAGCTCGTCGGTGAGAACACCGATGGCGCCGGCTTCATCGACGCGCTGCGCATCGACGAGGGCTTCGAGCCCGCTGGGCGCCGGTGCGTCGTGGTGGGCGCCGGCGGTGCGGGTCGCGCGGTCGTGCGCGCCCTGGCCGAGGCGGGCGCCGCCGCCGTCACGGTGGTGAACCGCACCGCCGACCGGGCCGTCGCCGCGGCCGCCCTGGCCGGTGCCGCGGGCCGGGTGGGGCAACCGGGCGACGCGGCCGACGCCGACCTCATCGTCAACGCGACTCCGTTGGGCATGCGGGGAGAAGACGGGCCCGACCTTCCCCTCGACCCGGCCGGCCTGGGACCGGGCCAGCTCGTCGTCGACCTCGTGTACCACCCGGCGGTCACCCCGCTCGTCGACGCGGCCCGGGCCCGCGGCGCAGCCGCGACCAACGGCCTGGGGATGCTCATCCACCAGGCGGCCCACACCATCCGCATCTGGACGGGCGAGGATCCGCCCCTGGAGGTCATGTCGGCCGCTGCGCTCGGAGAATTGGCCCGTCGGGGCTAA
- a CDS encoding DUF4388 domain-containing protein, protein MVDLPMMTATSVHRRFGVSLQGSLDAFALPDVLALLASTKKSGELYVRGDRSEGRVWMDQGLVVGGEAPRARTLPEVFFELLREEEGTFVFDAGAGVPDGEAVAVEPVLRDAQHRLSEWRSIEVVVPSLSVRVRMVAHAPAPEVSVTAEQWEVLAVVAGGAPVDAVAQALTLGEFGACQVVKRLVDAGLVEVEDAGAHFAATSATNTGDIDHLVEIPKRRRRVSDAPPEPEEPETPVRTLADARAAREAQQQLEDELLGNQEEIDAAMAALSPEKARALASELADLGTEAADAVAAAARAATPEERAAALKGVLTDEHGEPINRGLLLKFLSSVRS, encoded by the coding sequence GTGGTCGACCTGCCGATGATGACAGCGACATCGGTACATCGGAGGTTTGGCGTGTCCCTGCAGGGGTCTCTCGACGCGTTTGCGTTGCCCGACGTGCTGGCCCTGTTGGCCTCGACCAAGAAGAGCGGTGAGCTCTACGTCCGGGGGGACAGGTCCGAGGGCAGGGTCTGGATGGACCAGGGACTGGTGGTCGGTGGCGAGGCGCCCCGGGCCCGGACCCTCCCCGAGGTCTTCTTCGAGCTGCTCCGCGAGGAGGAGGGCACCTTCGTCTTCGACGCGGGGGCGGGCGTCCCCGACGGCGAGGCGGTGGCCGTCGAGCCCGTCCTGCGCGACGCCCAGCACCGCCTATCCGAGTGGCGCTCGATCGAGGTCGTGGTCCCGTCGCTGTCCGTCCGTGTGCGCATGGTCGCCCACGCCCCCGCTCCCGAGGTGTCCGTCACGGCGGAGCAGTGGGAGGTGCTCGCGGTCGTCGCCGGCGGCGCGCCCGTGGACGCGGTCGCCCAGGCACTGACCCTCGGTGAGTTCGGCGCCTGCCAGGTGGTCAAGCGCCTGGTCGACGCGGGCCTGGTCGAGGTCGAGGACGCGGGCGCCCACTTCGCGGCGACGTCCGCCACCAACACCGGTGACATCGACCATCTGGTGGAGATCCCGAAGCGCCGCCGCCGCGTGTCCGACGCCCCGCCGGAGCCCGAAGAGCCCGAGACGCCGGTGCGCACACTGGCCGACGCGCGCGCCGCCCGGGAGGCGCAGCAGCAACTGGAGGACGAGCTCCTCGGCAACCAGGAGGAGATCGACGCGGCGATGGCCGCCCTCTCGCCCGAGAAGGCGCGCGCTCTCGCATCGGAGCTCGCCGATCTCGGGACCGAGGCGGCCGACGCAGTCGCAGCCGCGGCGCGCGCCGCGACACCGGAAGAGCGTGCCGCCGCTCTGAAGGGCGTGCTCACCGACGAGCACGGCGAGCCCATCAACCGGGGCCTGCTCCTCAAGTTCCTGTCGTCGGTCCGCTCGTAA
- a CDS encoding type II secretion system protein GspE, translating to MSDANQLGELLVTRQLLTREQLTAALDEQSRTRKSLGRVLIDQQLVTESDLVATLAAQIGLDFLDLSEFAIDPSAAGLITDALARRYQALPVAWDEGRLVVAMADPSNVFAIDDIRTVTHAEVRTVVATRASILDAIDRHHRMDGDVENISAEAAREWEDEQDLASVKEVVEDAPIVKLVNLLITQAVQDRASDIHIEPAEKDVRVRYRIDGVLHEVMRSPKNIQAGVISRLKIMADINIAERRVPQDGRVSAVIAGKAVDLRVATLPTVYGEKVVMRILDKSTALLQLADLGFLPEALERYETAYRKPYGTILLTGPTGSGKSTTLYATLNQINDPAKNIITVEDPVEYRLAGINQVQVNNKAGMTFAAALRSILRSDPDIVLVGEIRDRETATTAVEAALTGHLVLSTLHTNDAASTATRLVEMGVEPFLVGSSLDCIVAQRLARKLCTRCKEHYAPTASDLEAVGWDGEDDPPELFRPVGCGACGRTGYHGRFAIHEVLLVSEDIERMIVERAHTEDIKKVAIAQGMITLRGAGMVQVCNGMTSVEEVLRVIV from the coding sequence ATGTCAGACGCCAACCAGCTGGGAGAGCTGCTCGTCACTCGTCAGCTGCTCACCCGCGAGCAGTTGACGGCGGCGCTCGACGAGCAGTCGCGGACGCGCAAGTCGCTCGGGCGCGTCCTCATCGACCAGCAACTGGTCACCGAGTCGGACCTGGTCGCCACGCTCGCGGCCCAGATCGGCCTCGACTTCCTCGACCTCAGCGAGTTCGCCATCGACCCGAGCGCGGCGGGGCTCATCACCGACGCCCTGGCCCGCCGCTACCAGGCCCTGCCGGTGGCATGGGACGAGGGCCGCCTGGTCGTGGCGATGGCCGACCCGTCGAACGTCTTCGCGATCGACGACATCCGCACGGTCACCCACGCAGAGGTCAGAACCGTGGTCGCGACCCGCGCGTCGATCCTGGACGCCATCGACCGCCACCACCGCATGGACGGCGATGTCGAGAACATCTCCGCCGAAGCCGCGCGCGAATGGGAGGACGAACAGGACCTCGCCTCGGTGAAGGAGGTGGTGGAGGACGCCCCGATCGTCAAGCTCGTCAACCTGCTCATCACCCAGGCGGTGCAGGACCGGGCGTCGGACATCCACATCGAGCCGGCCGAGAAGGACGTTCGTGTGCGCTACCGGATCGACGGTGTGCTGCACGAGGTGATGCGCTCACCCAAGAACATCCAGGCGGGCGTGATCTCGCGGCTGAAGATCATGGCGGACATCAACATCGCCGAACGGCGCGTGCCTCAGGACGGGCGCGTCTCCGCGGTGATCGCCGGCAAGGCGGTCGACCTGCGCGTCGCCACGCTCCCCACGGTGTACGGGGAGAAGGTCGTGATGCGGATCCTCGACAAGAGCACGGCATTGCTGCAGCTGGCCGATCTCGGGTTCCTGCCCGAGGCGCTCGAGCGCTACGAGACGGCCTACAGGAAGCCGTACGGCACCATCCTGCTGACCGGCCCCACCGGCTCGGGGAAGTCGACCACCCTCTACGCCACCCTCAACCAGATCAACGACCCGGCCAAGAACATCATCACGGTGGAGGATCCGGTCGAGTACCGGCTCGCCGGCATCAACCAGGTGCAGGTGAACAACAAGGCCGGGATGACCTTCGCGGCCGCGCTGCGCTCGATCCTGCGTTCCGATCCCGACATCGTGCTCGTGGGCGAGATCCGCGACCGGGAGACCGCGACCACCGCGGTCGAGGCCGCGCTCACCGGCCACCTCGTGCTCTCCACGCTCCACACCAACGACGCCGCGTCGACGGCGACGCGGCTGGTGGAGATGGGCGTCGAGCCGTTCCTCGTGGGCAGCTCCCTCGACTGCATCGTGGCCCAACGTCTGGCCCGCAAGCTCTGCACGCGCTGCAAGGAGCACTACGCGCCGACCGCCTCCGACCTCGAAGCGGTGGGGTGGGACGGCGAGGACGACCCGCCGGAGCTGTTCCGTCCGGTGGGCTGCGGGGCGTGCGGACGCACCGGGTACCACGGCCGCTTCGCCATCCACGAGGTGCTGCTCGTGAGCGAGGACATCGAACGCATGATCGTGGAGCGCGCCCACACGGAGGACATCAAGAAGGTGGCGATCGCCCAGGGCATGATCACCCTGCGCGGCGCCGGGATGGTCCAGGTGTGCAACGGCATGACCTCGGTCGAGGAGGTCCTGAGGGTCATCGTGTAG
- a CDS encoding type IV pilus twitching motility protein PilT produces the protein MVALDEEPRPQLHAPRLLGETTPDELHVDDLLERVLDLGGSDLHLSSGAHPTVRVHGELKALTEFPVMNGSEIRRMVYAVLTQKQRERFETELELDTSHSIPGRCRFRVNVFQQRDSVGAVMRTIPFEIVALEQLNLPAAVLGLADLPRGLVFVTGPTGSGKSTTLASLLDIINTSKPVHIMTVEDPIEFLHTHKLSVVNQREVGEDTFSFSRALKHVLRQDPDVILVGEMRDLETISTALTAAETGHLVFATLHTQDAPQSIDRVIDVFPPEQQQQVRVQLAATLQAVVTQQLVPTAQGGGRVAAAEVLIVTPAVRNLIREGKVHQIYSAMQSGGRYGMQTMDQSLALLVTARAITMETAIERCANEDDLKRLVGGK, from the coding sequence ATGGTGGCGCTCGACGAGGAGCCCCGACCTCAGTTGCATGCGCCGAGGTTGCTCGGCGAGACCACGCCGGACGAGCTGCATGTCGACGACCTGCTCGAGCGGGTGCTCGACCTCGGCGGCTCCGACCTCCACCTCTCCTCGGGAGCGCACCCGACCGTTCGCGTGCACGGCGAGCTCAAGGCGCTGACGGAGTTCCCCGTCATGAACGGGTCGGAGATCAGACGGATGGTCTACGCGGTGCTCACCCAGAAGCAACGGGAACGCTTCGAGACCGAGCTCGAGCTCGACACGTCGCATTCGATCCCCGGCCGTTGCCGCTTCCGGGTCAACGTCTTCCAGCAGCGCGACTCGGTGGGCGCGGTGATGCGGACGATCCCCTTCGAGATCGTGGCCCTGGAGCAGCTGAACCTGCCTGCGGCGGTGCTCGGTCTGGCAGATCTGCCGCGCGGTCTCGTGTTCGTCACCGGCCCGACGGGCTCGGGCAAGTCGACGACGCTCGCCTCGCTGCTCGACATCATCAACACCTCCAAGCCCGTGCACATCATGACGGTCGAGGATCCAATCGAGTTCCTCCACACACACAAGCTGTCGGTGGTGAACCAGCGCGAGGTGGGCGAGGACACCTTCTCCTTCTCCCGGGCGCTCAAGCACGTGCTCCGGCAGGACCCCGACGTCATCCTCGTGGGTGAGATGCGTGACCTGGAGACGATCTCCACCGCGTTGACCGCGGCGGAGACCGGGCACCTCGTCTTCGCAACGCTGCACACGCAGGACGCGCCGCAGTCGATCGACCGGGTGATCGACGTGTTCCCGCCCGAGCAACAGCAGCAGGTGAGGGTGCAGCTGGCTGCCACCCTGCAGGCGGTGGTCACGCAGCAACTGGTCCCCACCGCGCAGGGCGGCGGACGGGTCGCCGCAGCCGAGGTGCTCATCGTGACCCCCGCGGTGCGCAACCTGATCCGCGAGGGCAAGGTCCACCAGATCTACTCGGCCATGCAGTCGGGCGGGCGCTACGGGATGCAGACCATGGACCAGTCCCTCGCCCTCCTGGTGACGGCGCGGGCCATCACCATGGAGACCGCGATCGAGCGCTGCGCGAACGAAGACGATCTGAAGCGACTGGTAGGAGGCAAGTAA
- a CDS encoding LuxR family transcriptional regulator: MDAALTGRAIHWGDPPMKPREHSKDAFVLPVGTVTLLLSDQAGSVDAWESDAGAMSEAVARLDALISDAVGRHRGVRPVEQGEGDSFVAAFARASDALACALDIQLATQADDWPGRLGPRLRMALHTGEVQLRDEGNYVGRTINRCGRLRSLAAGGQVLVSRSTAELVADALPEHASMIDLGTHRLRDLARPEQIFQLAHPGLASAFPALRSLDEVPNNLPVQLTNLVGRRPELAELAHLLDECRLLTLVGSGGCGKTRLALQAAADATEGFVDGAWFVDLAPLGDPGMLPRAVADAFGVKEEGARDVTATVLEHLQSRRALVLLDNCEHVIDAAATFADALLRACPSVTLLATSREPLDVDGELCWRVPSMSLPADDEPAPVEALATSDAVRLFVERAAHRRPSFRMTDENASAIAAICRRLDGIPLAIELAAARIRALSPRQISDHLDDRFRVLTGGLRTAMPRQQTLEASVAWGYDLLDEREQTLLRRLTIFSGGFTLELAEAVCSAEPLDQWGVFDVLCSLVDKSLVQADEGELARYRLLETVRQFGRGHLRARGEEDELADRHLATLVELVERIEPELYSGADQNLWLDTVGAEHANLRAALDWAESADRSELGLRLATATTQFWYTRGYLQEGFRRTQRMLGATPEPTPALEARATFSLGVLGWNIGEYVAATAAGTRSLELATALGDPLSLARAHSLLGFIWLFPDTRGAIEHLEQGRRFAAECDDPYSLANSSCFLGVARAYCGSHADSVAAFEQGAAIAIRRNRPQQLGMTLTAHAFISLWNGSGDAEALLADGRAALEQVDDVLWLLLSSLVRAELVRRRGDAPESVRLSEETLDAGLASGSPFVIDLAMLISGAALXDDAVALCREILLMPYVAFGLTWLADVLRALGRTDDARAAADEALEISRSCGYRQYEADALACRAAIATADGDDAEAEDLAHQALRIAREISDRIGSVDCLEQLAAIAARQESYKESARILAAAAAEHGLVGLRAFQLRVAAVARTKACVIDALGRDEFETAWAVDDAVAYASRGRGGRKRPSSGWASLTPTEREVVRLTAEGLTNPKIAERLFVAPSTVKGHLSSIFTKLGYTTRAELAAEAARRAM; the protein is encoded by the coding sequence ATGGACGCGGCGTTGACAGGCAGGGCCATTCATTGGGGAGATCCACCGATGAAGCCTCGAGAGCACAGCAAGGACGCCTTTGTGTTGCCGGTGGGCACCGTGACCCTGCTGCTATCGGATCAGGCCGGCTCGGTGGACGCTTGGGAGTCCGATGCGGGGGCGATGAGCGAGGCGGTGGCCCGCCTCGACGCACTGATCAGCGATGCGGTCGGGCGACACCGGGGTGTGCGCCCCGTCGAGCAGGGTGAGGGTGACAGCTTCGTCGCCGCGTTCGCTCGGGCGAGCGACGCGCTGGCCTGCGCGCTCGACATCCAGCTCGCGACGCAGGCCGACGACTGGCCGGGTCGACTGGGCCCAAGACTGCGGATGGCGCTGCACACCGGAGAGGTGCAGTTGCGCGACGAGGGCAACTATGTCGGGCGCACCATCAATCGTTGTGGCCGGCTTCGTAGCCTCGCCGCCGGCGGCCAGGTCCTCGTGTCGCGCAGCACCGCCGAGCTGGTCGCAGACGCTCTGCCCGAGCACGCCTCGATGATCGATCTCGGCACCCACAGGCTGCGCGATCTTGCGCGGCCGGAACAGATCTTCCAGCTCGCGCATCCCGGCTTGGCGTCAGCGTTCCCTGCACTGCGCTCGCTCGACGAGGTGCCGAACAACCTGCCCGTCCAGCTCACGAACCTCGTCGGACGCCGGCCTGAGCTCGCCGAGCTCGCCCACCTCCTCGACGAGTGCCGGCTGTTGACGCTGGTCGGCTCGGGCGGCTGCGGCAAGACCCGTCTCGCGCTCCAGGCCGCGGCCGACGCCACCGAAGGCTTCGTGGATGGAGCGTGGTTCGTCGACCTCGCGCCGCTCGGCGATCCCGGGATGCTGCCTCGCGCGGTGGCGGACGCGTTCGGCGTCAAAGAAGAGGGCGCGCGCGACGTGACCGCGACGGTGCTCGAGCATCTACAGTCACGGCGCGCGCTCGTGCTGCTCGACAACTGTGAACATGTCATCGACGCAGCCGCTACCTTCGCCGACGCCCTGTTGCGCGCGTGCCCGTCGGTGACGTTGCTCGCCACCAGCCGCGAGCCGCTCGACGTGGACGGTGAGCTCTGCTGGCGAGTCCCGTCGATGAGCCTGCCGGCCGACGACGAGCCTGCCCCCGTCGAGGCTCTCGCGACCTCTGATGCGGTGCGCCTCTTCGTCGAGCGTGCCGCGCACCGCCGTCCAAGCTTCCGAATGACCGATGAGAACGCGTCGGCGATCGCGGCGATCTGCCGTCGACTCGACGGCATCCCGCTTGCGATCGAGCTCGCAGCGGCGCGCATCCGCGCCCTGTCACCACGACAGATCTCTGACCACCTGGATGATCGGTTCCGAGTGCTCACGGGCGGTCTGCGCACCGCCATGCCTCGCCAGCAGACCCTTGAAGCCTCCGTCGCGTGGGGCTACGACCTCCTCGACGAGCGCGAGCAGACGCTGCTCCGGCGCCTCACCATCTTCTCCGGCGGGTTCACCCTCGAACTCGCCGAAGCCGTCTGCAGCGCGGAGCCGCTCGATCAGTGGGGCGTCTTCGACGTGCTGTGCTCACTCGTCGACAAGTCACTCGTGCAAGCCGACGAGGGAGAGCTCGCCCGCTATCGGCTGCTGGAGACGGTCCGCCAGTTCGGCCGCGGCCACTTACGTGCCCGCGGGGAGGAAGACGAGCTCGCCGACCGGCACCTCGCCACGCTCGTGGAGCTCGTCGAGCGCATCGAACCCGAGCTCTACTCCGGTGCCGACCAAAACCTCTGGCTCGACACGGTCGGAGCCGAGCACGCCAACCTGCGGGCCGCGCTCGACTGGGCTGAGTCGGCCGACCGGAGCGAGCTCGGATTGCGCTTGGCCACGGCCACTACGCAGTTCTGGTACACGCGGGGCTATCTCCAGGAGGGTTTCCGCCGGACGCAGCGGATGCTCGGCGCGACGCCGGAGCCGACGCCCGCCCTGGAGGCGCGGGCCACCTTCTCGCTCGGCGTGCTGGGCTGGAACATCGGCGAGTACGTGGCCGCAACCGCGGCCGGTACGCGCTCGCTCGAGCTCGCGACCGCGCTCGGCGACCCTCTCAGCCTCGCCCGCGCCCACAGTCTGCTTGGCTTCATCTGGCTGTTCCCCGACACCCGAGGAGCCATCGAGCATCTGGAGCAGGGCCGCCGCTTCGCGGCCGAGTGCGACGACCCGTACAGCCTCGCCAACTCCTCGTGCTTCCTGGGTGTGGCCCGCGCGTATTGCGGCTCGCACGCCGACTCGGTTGCCGCGTTCGAGCAAGGCGCGGCCATCGCCATCCGCCGGAACCGCCCGCAGCAGCTGGGGATGACGCTCACCGCGCACGCGTTCATCTCCCTGTGGAACGGGTCCGGCGATGCGGAGGCACTACTGGCCGACGGCCGCGCCGCCCTCGAGCAGGTGGACGATGTGCTGTGGCTATTGCTCAGCTCGCTGGTCCGTGCCGAGCTGGTGCGGCGAAGGGGAGACGCCCCCGAGTCCGTGAGGTTGAGCGAGGAGACGCTCGACGCGGGCCTGGCTTCCGGATCACCGTTCGTCATCGACCTCGCCATGCTCATCTCCGGAGCAGCCCTNNNNGACGACGCCGTCGCGCTCTGCCGCGAGATCTTGCTGATGCCCTATGTCGCGTTTGGGCTCACCTGGTTGGCCGACGTTCTTCGCGCCCTCGGCCGCACCGACGACGCCCGCGCCGCCGCGGATGAGGCCCTCGAGATCTCGAGGTCGTGCGGGTACCGCCAGTACGAGGCCGACGCCCTCGCGTGCCGAGCGGCGATCGCCACGGCCGACGGCGATGATGCCGAGGCGGAGGACCTCGCGCACCAAGCGCTTCGCATCGCTCGGGAGATCAGCGATCGGATCGGCTCCGTCGACTGCCTCGAGCAGCTCGCGGCCATCGCCGCCCGCCAAGAGAGTTACAAGGAGTCGGCGCGCATCCTTGCCGCCGCAGCCGCCGAGCACGGTCTCGTGGGTCTCCGCGCCTTCCAGCTCCGGGTCGCAGCGGTCGCGCGAACTAAAGCGTGCGTCATCGACGCCCTCGGCCGCGATGAGTTCGAGACCGCCTGGGCCGTCGACGACGCCGTCGCATATGCCAGCCGCGGCCGCGGCGGGCGAAAGCGACCGTCTTCCGGGTGGGCGAGCCTCACACCAACCGAGCGCGAGGTCGTCCGGCTGACCGCCGAGGGTCTCACCAACCCCAAGATCGCCGAGCGCCTGTTCGTCGCGCCGAGCACCGTAAAGGGCCATCTCTCGAGCATCTTCACCAAGCTCGGCTATACCACCCGCGCGGAGCTGGCAGCCGAAGCTGCCCGGCGAGCGATGTGA
- a CDS encoding DUF222 domain-containing protein gives MNVLDELTNAIDVICDADPAQLADRETIQALHRQLERLDAATTRATSAFEAAGTWEADGARSAAAWVATRCRVPVTAARRRLRLGRALRHMENAEAAWLAGDIDAARVAALADARTPVSAACFERDETLLVEQAARLSHRHFARALAYWLQRADPDGVEDGARAEQAARRLHLSQSFGGGWVLDGTFDPIGGAVLHRTLAGIEHELFEADWAEARARVGAGVCAADLVRAPAQRRADAAVEMARRARAVPPGARLPEPLFTVFVGYETFAGRICELAEGTVVTPGSLVGWLEDGWVERVVFDGPDRVRNLGSRRRIFTGATRRSVEVRDRECFHEFCDIPAADCQIDHVQPYSAGGLTVDGNGRAACGYHNRLRHRRP, from the coding sequence ATGAACGTTCTCGACGAGCTCACCAATGCGATCGACGTCATATGCGACGCCGATCCTGCGCAGCTCGCCGACCGCGAGACCATTCAGGCGCTGCACCGCCAGCTGGAGCGACTCGACGCGGCGACCACGCGGGCCACCTCGGCGTTCGAGGCCGCCGGCACATGGGAGGCCGACGGTGCTCGCTCGGCCGCGGCGTGGGTCGCCACACGCTGTCGCGTGCCGGTCACAGCCGCCCGTCGCCGCCTGCGGCTGGGGCGCGCGCTCAGGCACATGGAGAATGCAGAGGCGGCCTGGCTCGCTGGCGACATCGACGCGGCGCGGGTGGCGGCGCTGGCTGACGCGCGTACGCCGGTGAGCGCGGCCTGCTTCGAGCGCGACGAGACGCTGCTGGTGGAGCAGGCCGCGCGCCTGAGCCACCGGCACTTCGCGCGGGCGCTGGCCTACTGGCTGCAGCGGGCGGATCCCGACGGCGTGGAGGACGGCGCGCGCGCCGAGCAAGCGGCCCGACGCCTCCATCTGTCCCAGAGCTTCGGCGGCGGTTGGGTCCTCGACGGCACCTTCGATCCCATCGGCGGCGCCGTGCTCCATCGCACGCTCGCGGGCATCGAGCACGAGTTGTTCGAAGCCGACTGGGCCGAGGCCCGGGCGCGGGTGGGTGCCGGCGTGTGCGCCGCCGACCTGGTCCGCGCGCCCGCACAGCGCCGGGCCGACGCGGCGGTGGAGATGGCGCGCCGAGCCCGCGCCGTGCCTCCTGGTGCCCGCCTGCCGGAGCCGCTGTTCACCGTGTTCGTGGGCTATGAGACCTTCGCCGGGCGCATCTGTGAGCTGGCTGAGGGCACCGTCGTCACGCCGGGGAGCCTGGTGGGGTGGCTCGAGGATGGTTGGGTGGAACGCGTGGTGTTCGACGGTCCCGACCGGGTGAGGAACCTCGGCTCGCGCCGGCGCATCTTCACCGGCGCGACCCGCCGCTCGGTCGAGGTGCGCGACCGCGAGTGCTTCCATGAGTTCTGCGACATCCCCGCCGCGGACTGCCAGATCGACCACGTGCAGCCGTACTCGGCGGGCGGGCTGACCGTCGACGGAAACGGGCGTGCCGCCTGCGGCTACCACAACCGTCTGCGCCACCGACGACCGTAG